The nucleotide sequence CTGTTCTGAAATCAGATAGGAATAGGGGTCACGCTTAACAGGCGTCCGGTTCAAACGGGCAAGGGTATCTTGCAATCCAGTATTCAGACTATCCAAATCCATTATACTACCTTCATCGCTTCCAGCTCGCTCGCGCTAAACCGCTCCAGCGTCCGGCTTGCAAACGCGACATCCGCAGCATCGCGCGCCAAAATGATGTTCCCTGCAAAATTCGATTGCTCAATTGCTTGTTGCGTTGCTTCCTTGCTGGCAAGACCATGCCGTGATAAGCGAACCTGGTCGATATTATAAACCCAGCCGGATGCAATAAAATGCTTTACGATATGATAGCAGCTGGGGGTTTTGGGGTCACATTCCAACAAAACAGTGCGCAGCTCCGGGCTTTGCAGCACGTTCTTCATTCCCGCGACGACTTTGTTTTCGTGCCCATCCACATCAATCTTCACATGCTTGGGCATCGGCACAGCTTTTGTTTCCACCAAATGGTCAAGCGAAACCGCGATGCATCCTTGGGTAAAACGTGATGCTGCTTCATAATCATGGCTGGGCACAGAAAAGTCATTAAACGATGAGCCTGTTTTCATCGGGTCACTTAAAATCAGATTGGAAATTTCCAGCGGCTTATCCGCCACTGCTGCGCAGAAGGCGGTGATTTTGTGATGCGCAGCATTCAATAAAATACTGCGGCACAGTTCGGCATAATTTTGGGATTCCGGTTCAAACGCAAAGACACGTGCACCAGCAACCACGCCCGCATACAGTGCATAAATTCCTACATTCGCGCCAATATCAATGAATACATCATCGGCTTTAAAACTATGCAGCCATTCAATGGTGGTCGGTTCTTTTAAAAACAGCGTATTTACGCGCCAACGCGAATGCGGCGTGCTCATGCAATAACGTAGCAGTTTTCCATCAATTTGCAGCTCGGCAAAGGTGAATGGGCGCTCAGGATCAGGCAGTGTTTTCACCGCCGAGATTTGCTCCATCACATAGCGTGGCTTGGTTTTATATGCGCTCATGCGTTCATCTTACATCCCGCACATCGTCTTGCGTAATCCTGATTCTAAAAGGGCAGGGGAGAATTAGATCGAATTTTATCTAATTTGCATCTGCCTGAAAACACAGCAGATAGCGTATTTATTGGTCTTTTTAAATCACACCCATGAAC is from Alphaproteobacteria bacterium and encodes:
- a CDS encoding FkbM family methyltransferase, whose translation is MSAYKTKPRYVMEQISAVKTLPDPERPFTFAELQIDGKLLRYCMSTPHSRWRVNTLFLKEPTTIEWLHSFKADDVFIDIGANVGIYALYAGVVAGARVFAFEPESQNYAELCRSILLNAAHHKITAFCAAVADKPLEISNLILSDPMKTGSSFNDFSVPSHDYEAASRFTQGCIAVSLDHLVETKAVPMPKHVKIDVDGHENKVVAGMKNVLQSPELRTVLLECDPKTPSCYHIVKHFIASGWVYNIDQVRLSRHGLASKEATQQAIEQSNFAGNIILARDAADVAFASRTLERFSASELEAMKVV